The following proteins are encoded in a genomic region of Acidobacteriota bacterium:
- a CDS encoding serine hydroxymethyltransferase, which translates to MSTAVRPASLLNRSLAEADPEIARIVAAETARQNEGIELIASENFTSRAVMEAVGSTLTNKYAEGYPGKRYYGGCVHVDEAESLAIARAKALFSPGNPDAIHANVQPHAGSQANTAVYIACLKPGDTILGMSLAHGGHLTHGHPLSISGKLYRVVSYGVSKDTETIDWDAFAATAAAEKPKLIIAGASAYPRTLDFPRFRAIADSVGALLMVDMAHIAGLVAAGVHPSPVGHAHFVTTTTHKTLRGPRAGLILCTPEWAKEVDKAVFPGIQGGPLEHVIAGKAVALREAATPEFAAYQRQVVANAKALAASVAAEGFRLVSGGTDNHLFLVDVGKKNLTGKVAEKALDAAGITVNKNAIPFDPNPPMVTSGLRIGTPAVTTRGMGEGEMKAIGGLIAEVLAVPEDAAVQARVKAKVRELTSAFPLYGL; encoded by the coding sequence ATGTCGACCGCCGTCCGCCCCGCCTCGCTCCTGAACCGCTCCCTCGCCGAGGCCGATCCCGAGATCGCCCGCATCGTCGCCGCCGAGACGGCGCGCCAGAACGAGGGGATCGAGCTCATCGCCTCGGAGAACTTCACGTCGCGGGCCGTCATGGAGGCCGTCGGCTCCACGCTCACGAACAAGTACGCCGAGGGCTACCCGGGCAAGCGCTACTACGGCGGCTGCGTCCACGTGGACGAGGCCGAGTCCCTCGCGATCGCACGCGCGAAGGCCCTGTTCTCCCCGGGCAACCCGGATGCGATCCACGCGAACGTCCAGCCGCACGCGGGCTCGCAGGCGAACACCGCCGTCTACATCGCGTGTCTCAAGCCCGGCGACACGATCCTCGGGATGTCGCTCGCGCACGGCGGGCACCTCACGCACGGCCACCCGCTGTCGATCTCCGGCAAGCTCTATCGCGTCGTCTCCTACGGCGTCTCGAAGGACACCGAAACGATCGACTGGGACGCCTTCGCGGCGACGGCGGCGGCCGAAAAGCCGAAACTCATCATCGCGGGCGCCTCCGCCTATCCGCGCACGCTCGACTTCCCGCGCTTCCGCGCGATCGCGGATTCCGTCGGCGCGCTCCTCATGGTCGACATGGCGCACATCGCCGGCCTCGTTGCGGCAGGCGTCCATCCCTCTCCGGTGGGCCACGCGCACTTCGTGACGACGACGACGCACAAGACGCTCCGCGGCCCGCGTGCGGGCCTGATCCTCTGCACGCCGGAGTGGGCGAAGGAAGTCGACAAGGCCGTCTTCCCGGGAATCCAGGGCGGGCCGCTCGAGCACGTCATCGCCGGGAAAGCCGTCGCGCTCCGCGAGGCGGCGACGCCCGAGTTCGCGGCCTACCAGCGGCAGGTCGTCGCGAACGCGAAGGCCCTCGCGGCGAGCGTTGCCGCGGAGGGTTTCCGCCTCGTGTCGGGCGGGACGGACAACCACCTCTTCCTCGTGGACGTGGGGAAGAAGAACCTCACGGGCAAGGTCGCGGAGAAGGCGCTGGACGCCGCCGGGATCACCGTGAACAAGAACGCGATCCCGTTCGACCCGAACCCGCCCATGGTGACGTCGGGCCTGCGCATCGGGACGCCGGCCGTCACGACGCGGGGCATGGGCGAGGGTGAGATGAAGGCGATCGGCGGGCTCATCGCCGAGGTCCTCGCCGTGCCCGAGGACGCCGCCGTTCAGGCGCGCGTGAAGGCGAAGGTGCGCGAGCTCACGTCGGCGTTTCCGCTCTACGGACTCTGA
- the dgt gene encoding dNTP triphosphohydrolase — MTESPAKSLVPAYDKKALEALEDARLAVYASRASRAVRRYPVAEEGKTYDYRTEYQRDRDRIIHSRAFRRLKHKTQVFIPFEGDHYRTRLTHTLEVTQVARTVARALGLNEDLAEACALGHDLGHTPFGHSGEKVLNRILTGTEPSFPLDAKLAAQVGAFKHNYQAVRVVDVLEKRYEHPGLNLTNDTREGILKHTTWRRDFPFPDVDAEGLNLSSGGHLEGQAVAWADEYAQQAHDLEDGLKLVDFEKVLGLAISKAVVEALGPAWTGATDKAVRQGMLIRGMIHLLVTDLITSSRTAIGKWLEAKSVKTPDDFYAQRRKLPGSLVAPSKAGQRFYEELKEFIYQHIIHSHRVAQHDGRAQLVVAALFAAWYRNPRLLPDYVLLRYRDLAGVTYLRDVPLKRLDAEIAGNYLRKPLFLRSIADHLAGMTDSYALSEYDSMFSAYPRHAPGAP; from the coding sequence GTGACGGAAAGCCCGGCGAAGAGCCTCGTCCCCGCCTACGACAAGAAGGCCCTCGAGGCGCTGGAAGACGCGCGCCTTGCCGTCTACGCCTCGCGCGCCTCGCGCGCCGTGCGCCGCTACCCGGTCGCCGAGGAAGGCAAGACCTACGACTACCGGACGGAGTACCAGCGGGACCGCGACCGGATCATCCACTCGCGCGCGTTCCGCCGGCTCAAGCACAAGACACAGGTCTTCATCCCGTTCGAGGGGGACCACTACCGCACGCGGCTCACGCACACGCTCGAGGTCACGCAGGTCGCGCGGACGGTCGCACGGGCCCTCGGCCTGAACGAGGACCTCGCCGAGGCCTGCGCGCTCGGGCACGACCTCGGGCACACGCCGTTCGGCCACTCGGGCGAGAAGGTCCTGAACCGCATTCTCACGGGCACCGAGCCCTCGTTCCCGCTCGACGCGAAGCTCGCGGCGCAGGTCGGCGCGTTCAAGCACAACTACCAGGCCGTGCGCGTCGTCGACGTCCTCGAGAAACGCTACGAACACCCGGGCCTGAACCTCACGAACGACACGCGCGAAGGGATCCTCAAACACACGACGTGGCGGCGGGATTTCCCGTTCCCCGACGTGGACGCCGAAGGGCTGAACCTCTCCTCGGGCGGCCACCTCGAAGGCCAGGCCGTCGCATGGGCCGACGAGTACGCGCAGCAGGCGCACGATCTCGAGGACGGTCTGAAGCTCGTGGACTTCGAAAAAGTCCTCGGGCTCGCCATCTCGAAGGCCGTCGTCGAGGCCCTCGGGCCCGCGTGGACGGGCGCGACGGACAAGGCCGTGCGTCAGGGGATGCTGATCCGCGGGATGATCCACCTCCTCGTCACGGACCTCATCACGTCCTCCCGGACGGCGATCGGGAAGTGGCTCGAGGCGAAGTCCGTGAAGACGCCCGACGACTTCTACGCGCAGCGGCGGAAGCTCCCGGGCTCGCTCGTCGCGCCGTCGAAGGCGGGGCAGCGCTTCTACGAGGAGCTCAAGGAGTTCATTTACCAGCACATCATCCACAGCCACCGAGTCGCGCAGCACGACGGGCGCGCCCAGCTCGTCGTGGCGGCGCTCTTCGCGGCGTGGTACCGGAACCCGCGCCTCCTGCCCGACTACGTCCTCCTGCGCTACCGCGACCTCGCGGGCGTGACCTACCTCCGGGACGTTCCGCTCAAGCGGCTGGATGCCGAGATCGCGGGGAACTACCTCAGAAAGCCGCTCTTCCTGCGTTCCATCGCGGACCACCTCGCGGGCATGACCGACAGCTACGCGCTCTCGGAGTACGACTCGATGTTCTCGGCGTACCCGCGCCACGCGCCCGGCGCGCCGTAA
- a CDS encoding bifunctional folylpolyglutamate synthase/dihydrofolate synthase, translating to MSAVVASPGLAWLDALGPQRIRPGLWRTRSLLSFLGNPEFSFSSILIGGTNGKGSTAASVSAILTAAGVPCGLYTSPHLVSVTERVRLLDRDVSFAALDSALSLVASVSAPGDRGPTYFEAMTVAAFELFRRARVSVAVVEVGIGGRLDATNVLEPEVSVVTNVSADHLDVLGPALEDVAREKAGIFRRGQPALVGAEGTEDGPRAVLHAEARRIGARLVEIPPAPHWEGLSPLAGAHQLGNVSLAVAAARAVAPLDDAAIARGLGATRWRGRLERIESSGRRPLLVDGAHNPPGALALAAHLDAAGLSGTVDLLFGGMADKDLTAVFAPLAARARRIVLVAPASPRAEDARRLAERLGRPDLETAPSVAEGLARLEAAGGDGPILVAGSLYLAGEVLALRG from the coding sequence TTGAGCGCCGTCGTCGCTTCTCCGGGGCTGGCGTGGCTGGACGCCCTCGGCCCGCAGCGCATTCGACCCGGGCTCTGGCGCACCCGCTCCCTTCTTTCATTTCTGGGAAATCCCGAATTTTCCTTTTCCTCGATCCTCATCGGAGGAACGAACGGAAAAGGCTCCACCGCCGCCTCCGTCTCCGCGATCCTCACGGCCGCGGGCGTGCCGTGCGGCCTCTACACGTCGCCGCACCTCGTGTCCGTCACGGAGCGCGTGCGCCTTCTGGATCGGGACGTCTCCTTCGCGGCGCTCGACTCCGCCCTCTCTCTCGTCGCCTCCGTCTCGGCGCCCGGCGACAGGGGGCCGACGTACTTCGAGGCGATGACGGTCGCCGCGTTCGAGCTTTTCAGGCGGGCGCGCGTTTCGGTCGCCGTCGTCGAGGTCGGGATCGGCGGGCGGCTCGACGCGACGAACGTCCTCGAGCCCGAAGTTTCCGTCGTGACGAACGTTTCCGCCGACCACCTCGACGTCCTCGGGCCCGCGCTCGAGGACGTGGCGCGCGAGAAGGCCGGCATCTTCCGCAGGGGCCAGCCCGCGCTCGTCGGGGCGGAGGGCACGGAGGACGGGCCGCGCGCCGTTCTCCACGCGGAGGCCCGGCGGATCGGCGCGCGCCTCGTCGAAATCCCGCCCGCGCCGCACTGGGAGGGCCTCTCCCCGCTCGCGGGCGCGCACCAGCTCGGCAACGTCTCCCTCGCGGTGGCCGCCGCGCGCGCGGTCGCGCCGCTCGACGACGCGGCGATCGCGCGCGGACTCGGGGCGACGCGCTGGCGCGGGCGGCTCGAGCGGATCGAAAGTTCGGGCCGGCGGCCGCTGCTCGTGGATGGCGCGCACAACCCGCCGGGCGCCCTCGCGCTCGCGGCGCACCTCGACGCGGCCGGCCTTTCGGGCACGGTCGACCTCCTCTTCGGCGGGATGGCCGACAAGGACCTCACGGCGGTCTTCGCGCCGCTCGCCGCGCGCGCACGCCGGATCGTTCTCGTGGCCCCGGCCTCGCCGCGGGCCGAGGACGCGCGCCGCCTCGCCGAGCGGCTCGGCCGGCCGGACCTCGAGACGGCGCCGTCCGTGGCGGAAGGACTCGCGCGCCTCGAGGCCGCGGGCGGCGACGGGCCGATCCTCGTCGCGGGCTCGCTCTATCTCGCCGGAGAGGTGCTCGCGCTCCGCGGCTAG
- a CDS encoding acetyl-CoA carboxylase carboxyltransferase subunit beta — MWFRKDKGPRAPRDPKTAASLGEGLFLKCEGCRETLYLKELERNVRVCPKCGFHFRMPAAERIRLLLGDGAQLLFEGVRPIDPLKFKDGKRYRDRLRDSEAKTGRPDAIQAAQGEIDGVPAVVAVLDYAFMGGSMGSVVGEVLTRCAELALKERKAYVIVSASGGARMQEGILSLMQMGKVSAALARLSAARIPYVSVLTDPTTGGVTASFAMLGDVNMAEPKALIGFAGPRVIEQTIRQTLPEGFQRAEFLQDHGFVDLVVPRPEMRATLARVLRLLQTS; from the coding sequence ATGTGGTTTCGCAAGGACAAGGGCCCGCGCGCCCCGCGTGACCCCAAGACCGCGGCCTCGCTCGGCGAGGGGCTGTTCCTCAAGTGCGAGGGCTGCCGCGAGACGCTCTATCTCAAGGAGCTGGAGCGGAACGTGCGCGTCTGCCCGAAGTGCGGGTTCCACTTCCGGATGCCGGCAGCCGAGCGGATCAGGCTCCTCCTCGGCGACGGCGCCCAGCTGCTCTTCGAGGGCGTGCGCCCGATCGACCCGCTGAAGTTCAAGGACGGCAAGCGCTACCGCGACCGCCTGCGGGACAGCGAGGCGAAGACGGGGCGGCCGGACGCGATCCAGGCCGCGCAGGGCGAGATCGACGGCGTCCCGGCGGTCGTCGCCGTCCTCGACTACGCGTTCATGGGCGGCTCGATGGGCTCGGTCGTGGGTGAGGTGCTCACGCGCTGCGCCGAGCTCGCGCTCAAGGAGCGCAAGGCCTACGTGATCGTGAGCGCTTCGGGCGGCGCGCGCATGCAGGAGGGGATCCTTTCGCTCATGCAGATGGGCAAGGTCTCCGCGGCGCTCGCGCGGCTCTCCGCCGCGCGGATCCCGTACGTCTCCGTCCTGACGGACCCGACGACGGGCGGCGTCACGGCGTCCTTCGCGATGCTCGGCGACGTGAACATGGCCGAGCCGAAGGCGCTCATCGGCTTCGCGGGCCCGCGCGTCATCGAGCAGACGATCCGCCAGACGCTGCCCGAGGGCTTCCAGCGCGCGGAGTTCCTGCAGGACCACGGCTTCGTCGACCTCGTCGTCCCGCGCCCCGAGATGCGCGCGACGCTCGCGCGCGTGCTGCGGCTGCTCCAGACGAGCTGA
- a CDS encoding ABC transporter ATP-binding protein, whose translation MTPRLEARGLSAGYGGKAVLECVSLGLAPGRVTVLLGENGSGKSTLLKVLAGVLKPRAGVVLLGGRSLASVPRKEAACAIGYLPQGFEPLFPMRARDLVLLGRTPHLGAFGAPGLADREAAASALLEMDATALADADIRAMSGGERQRVLLARVLAGAPDVLLLDEPTANLDPRHRFLVLDAMRRRAAAGGSVLFSTHEIDVASEGADDAVLLAGGRVLAEGPVGATLTDRLLSELFAVSACVSPGPGGKPLVSFGPRTAR comes from the coding sequence GTGACGCCGCGGCTCGAGGCGCGCGGCCTCTCGGCCGGGTACGGCGGGAAGGCCGTTCTCGAGTGCGTCTCGCTCGGCCTCGCGCCCGGGCGCGTCACGGTGCTCCTCGGCGAGAACGGCTCGGGCAAGTCCACGCTCCTCAAAGTCCTTGCCGGCGTCCTGAAGCCAAGGGCCGGAGTAGTCCTCCTCGGCGGGCGGAGCCTCGCGTCCGTGCCGCGCAAGGAAGCGGCTTGCGCGATCGGCTACCTTCCGCAGGGCTTCGAGCCTCTCTTCCCGATGCGGGCGCGCGACCTCGTTCTTCTCGGCCGCACCCCGCACCTCGGAGCGTTCGGAGCGCCGGGTCTCGCGGACCGCGAGGCGGCCGCCTCCGCGCTCCTCGAGATGGACGCGACCGCGCTCGCGGACGCGGACATCCGCGCCATGTCGGGCGGCGAGCGCCAGCGCGTGCTCCTTGCCCGCGTCCTCGCGGGCGCCCCGGACGTTCTTCTCCTCGACGAGCCGACCGCGAACCTCGACCCGCGCCACCGTTTCCTCGTCCTCGACGCGATGCGCCGCCGCGCCGCCGCGGGCGGGAGCGTCCTCTTCTCGACGCACGAGATCGACGTCGCCTCCGAGGGAGCGGACGACGCCGTCCTCCTCGCGGGAGGGCGGGTCCTCGCCGAGGGTCCGGTCGGCGCCACGCTCACGGACCGGCTCCTCTCGGAGCTCTTCGCCGTCTCGGCGTGCGTGAGCCCCGGCCCCGGCGGCAAACCTCTCGTCTCGTTCGGGCCACGCACGGCGCGGTAA
- a CDS encoding iron ABC transporter permease, whose amino-acid sequence MTPAPSGRSAWAAAVLLVALFALVGTSLLFGSVRLSPGEVWNALFGSGDAQAVTIVRELRLPRALLGALVGGALAVSGAALQALLGNPLADPYLLGVSGGAACGTLLGALLGLGARGAWGSSFALPLAGFLGALVAVLVVGAGASVGGRLDRGRLLLSGVVVNALASAVLLFLLSFGDAARTQSFVFWMLGSLAGATPGAVKALAVYAALGLALLLPLARAFDALALGEETAATLGVRVETVKRIAYLAASLLAAAAVATTGIIGFVGLLVPHAVRRLAPGHRALLVLSFLGGAALLVAADALSRSLFAPAEISVGAVTALLGAPAFLVLLRARP is encoded by the coding sequence GTGACGCCGGCCCCGTCCGGCCGCTCCGCGTGGGCGGCGGCGGTTCTCCTCGTCGCCCTCTTCGCCCTCGTCGGAACTTCGCTCCTCTTCGGGAGCGTGCGGCTCTCGCCCGGAGAGGTCTGGAACGCTCTCTTCGGCTCCGGCGACGCGCAGGCCGTGACGATCGTGCGCGAGCTGCGGCTTCCGCGCGCGCTTCTGGGCGCGCTCGTGGGCGGCGCGCTCGCGGTCTCGGGCGCGGCTCTGCAGGCGCTCCTCGGAAACCCACTCGCCGACCCCTACCTCCTCGGCGTCTCGGGCGGCGCGGCCTGCGGCACGCTCCTCGGCGCTCTCCTCGGCCTCGGCGCGCGCGGCGCGTGGGGAAGCTCGTTCGCGCTCCCGCTCGCGGGCTTCCTCGGCGCCCTCGTGGCGGTCCTCGTCGTGGGCGCCGGCGCGTCCGTCGGCGGGCGGCTGGACCGGGGGCGCCTCCTCCTCTCCGGCGTCGTCGTGAACGCGCTCGCGTCCGCGGTCCTCCTCTTCCTTCTGTCCTTCGGCGACGCGGCGCGCACGCAGTCGTTCGTGTTCTGGATGCTCGGCTCGCTCGCGGGCGCGACGCCGGGCGCCGTGAAGGCGCTGGCCGTCTATGCGGCGCTCGGCCTCGCCCTCCTCCTGCCACTCGCCCGCGCGTTCGACGCGCTCGCGCTCGGCGAGGAGACGGCCGCGACGCTCGGCGTCCGGGTCGAGACGGTGAAGCGCATCGCGTACCTCGCGGCCTCGCTCCTCGCCGCCGCCGCGGTCGCGACGACGGGGATCATCGGCTTCGTCGGCCTCCTCGTCCCGCACGCCGTGCGCCGGCTCGCGCCCGGACACCGCGCGCTCCTCGTCCTGTCGTTCCTCGGAGGCGCGGCCCTTCTCGTCGCGGCCGACGCCCTCTCGCGGTCCCTGTTCGCGCCGGCCGAGATTTCCGTCGGAGCCGTGACGGCCCTGCTCGGCGCGCCCGCGTTTCTCGTCCTCCTGAGGGCCCGCCCGTGA
- a CDS encoding ABC transporter substrate-binding protein: MAALLAAPVPTPAPPRRIVALAPSAAEILFALGAAPRVVGVSDFARDLPGAAGKARLGGFAPDLERVVQLAPDLVVVSRDGTDRAAWEKLTAVGLNVLVTSGTSLDGVLDDVTRVGAAIGEPEKAAALVGSLKGRIAAAEARGRAHRGKTALVLVWPDPPVVAGRATFVGDVLARAGFTNAVPAAAGDWPRVSLETLAAWNPDLVVRPATAENAEAFGAALQGGAFRVVPAVRDGRVATLPGDLLERPGPRLVDALEALAALGSAP; encoded by the coding sequence TTGGCGGCGCTCCTCGCCGCCCCGGTCCCGACTCCCGCTCCGCCCCGGCGCATCGTCGCGCTCGCCCCTTCGGCGGCGGAGATCCTCTTCGCTCTCGGCGCGGCGCCGCGCGTGGTGGGCGTCAGCGACTTCGCCCGCGACCTGCCCGGCGCCGCGGGCAAGGCGCGGCTCGGCGGCTTCGCCCCGGACCTCGAGCGCGTCGTGCAGCTGGCGCCGGACCTCGTCGTCGTCTCGCGGGACGGGACCGACCGCGCCGCCTGGGAGAAACTCACGGCGGTGGGGCTCAACGTGCTCGTGACCTCCGGGACTTCGCTCGACGGCGTGCTCGACGACGTCACGCGCGTCGGCGCGGCCATCGGCGAGCCGGAAAAGGCCGCGGCGCTCGTCGGGTCGCTGAAGGGCCGCATCGCGGCCGCCGAGGCGCGCGGGCGCGCGCACCGCGGGAAGACCGCCCTCGTCCTCGTGTGGCCCGACCCGCCGGTCGTCGCGGGCCGGGCGACGTTCGTGGGCGACGTGCTCGCGCGCGCCGGATTCACGAACGCGGTGCCGGCGGCCGCAGGCGACTGGCCGCGCGTCTCGCTCGAGACGCTCGCCGCGTGGAATCCGGACCTCGTCGTCCGGCCCGCCACCGCCGAGAACGCGGAGGCGTTCGGCGCGGCGCTTCAGGGCGGCGCGTTCCGCGTGGTGCCCGCGGTGAGGGACGGGCGCGTCGCGACGCTGCCCGGAGACCTCCTCGAGCGGCCGGGACCGCGCCTCGTGGACGCGCTCGAAGCGCTCGCGGCTCTCGGGAGCGCGCCGTGA